One window of Halorussus sp. MSC15.2 genomic DNA carries:
- the alaS gene encoding alanine--tRNA ligase: MSELEEEYRLDYFEEEGFVRKECTECGDFFWTRDEDRETCGEPPCETYQFIDDPGFPEAYTLEEMREAFLSFFEENDHERIDPYPVAANRWRDDVLLTQASIYDFQPLVTSGQTPPPANPLTISQPCIRMQDIDNVGKTGRHTMAFEMMAHHAFNAREDLEDPDQYAYQGEVYWKDETVQYCDEFFESMGADLEEITYIEDPWVGGGNAGPAIEVIYKGAELATLVFMSMEQDPDGEYEMKDGNRYSKMDTYIVDTGYGLERWTWMSQGTPTVYEAVYPEMISFLKENAGIDHTDEQEELVHRASKLAGHMDIDEAEDMEAARDNIADQLDVSTSDLEALLEPLEDIYAIADHCRTLAYMLGDGIVPSNVGTGYLARMVLRRTKRLCDNVGVDAPLDELVDMQAERLEYENRDTVRDIVRTEVEKYRETLEQGGRRVERLAEEYAERGEPIPTDELVELYDSHGIQPDMVEEIAAEFGTTVEVPDDFYSVVASRHDSGTAFEEEVEEDDRLADLPTTERQFYEDQYGTDFEAVVLDVFEREGEGEDGETVYDVVLDQTMFYPEGGGQPSDRGTLTTDEKSVQVEDVQIRDGVVLHRTDDEVGKGDIVRGKIDRDRRRRLMRHHTATHIVIHAAREVLGEHVRQAGAQKGIDSSRIDVRHYERIDPETRAEIEMVANQLVMDNTSVQQEWPNRHEAEEEYGFDLYQGGIPPGQNIRLIHVAEDVQACGGTHVRRTGDVGTIKILNTERVQDGVERITFAAGEAAIEATQRTESALAEAAEILDVAPEEVPETAERFFEEWKGRGKQIEDLKEQLAEARASGGGGGEEVEVGDATAVVQRLDADMDELRATANALAEEGKIAVIGSGADGATFVVAVPDGVGVNAGEVVGELAQKVGGGGGGPPDFAQGGGPDAEKLDDALDDAPEVLKQVANV, encoded by the coding sequence ACGCTCGAAGAGATGCGAGAGGCGTTCCTCTCGTTCTTCGAGGAGAACGACCACGAGCGAATCGACCCGTATCCGGTGGCCGCGAACCGCTGGCGCGACGACGTGCTGCTCACGCAGGCGTCCATCTACGACTTCCAACCGCTGGTCACCTCGGGCCAGACCCCGCCGCCCGCCAACCCGTTGACCATCAGCCAGCCCTGCATCCGGATGCAGGACATCGACAACGTGGGCAAGACCGGCCGCCACACGATGGCGTTCGAGATGATGGCCCACCACGCGTTCAACGCCCGCGAGGACCTCGAAGACCCCGACCAGTACGCGTATCAGGGCGAGGTCTACTGGAAGGACGAGACGGTGCAGTACTGCGACGAGTTCTTCGAGTCCATGGGGGCCGACCTGGAGGAAATCACGTACATCGAGGACCCGTGGGTGGGAGGGGGCAACGCCGGACCCGCCATCGAGGTCATCTACAAAGGTGCGGAACTCGCCACGCTGGTCTTCATGTCGATGGAGCAGGACCCCGACGGCGAGTACGAGATGAAGGACGGCAACCGGTACTCCAAGATGGACACCTACATCGTGGACACCGGCTACGGTCTCGAACGCTGGACGTGGATGTCTCAGGGCACGCCGACCGTCTACGAGGCGGTCTACCCCGAGATGATATCGTTCCTGAAGGAGAACGCGGGAATCGACCACACCGACGAGCAGGAGGAACTCGTCCACCGCGCCTCGAAACTCGCGGGTCACATGGACATCGACGAGGCCGAGGACATGGAGGCCGCCCGCGACAACATCGCCGACCAGTTGGACGTGTCCACGTCGGACCTCGAAGCCCTGCTCGAACCCCTCGAAGACATCTACGCCATCGCGGACCACTGCCGGACGCTGGCGTACATGCTCGGTGACGGCATCGTCCCGAGCAACGTCGGTACGGGCTACCTCGCGCGGATGGTCCTCCGGCGCACGAAACGCCTCTGTGACAACGTGGGCGTGGACGCGCCGCTGGACGAACTCGTGGACATGCAGGCCGAGCGACTGGAGTACGAGAATCGCGACACCGTCCGTGACATCGTCCGGACGGAGGTCGAGAAGTACCGCGAGACGCTCGAACAGGGCGGCCGCCGGGTCGAGCGCCTCGCCGAGGAGTACGCCGAGCGCGGCGAACCGATTCCGACCGACGAACTGGTCGAACTCTACGACTCCCACGGCATCCAACCGGACATGGTCGAGGAGATAGCCGCGGAGTTCGGGACGACCGTCGAGGTACCCGACGACTTCTACAGCGTCGTCGCCTCTCGCCACGACTCCGGGACGGCCTTCGAGGAGGAAGTCGAGGAGGACGACCGCCTCGCCGACCTGCCGACGACCGAGCGCCAGTTCTACGAGGACCAGTATGGCACCGACTTCGAGGCCGTGGTCCTCGACGTGTTCGAGCGCGAAGGCGAGGGCGAGGACGGAGAGACCGTCTACGACGTGGTCCTCGACCAGACGATGTTCTACCCCGAAGGCGGGGGTCAGCCCTCGGACCGCGGGACCCTGACCACCGACGAAAAGAGCGTGCAGGTCGAGGACGTGCAGATTCGCGACGGCGTCGTCCTCCACCGGACCGACGACGAGGTCGGCAAGGGCGACATCGTCCGCGGGAAGATAGACCGCGACCGTCGGCGTCGCCTGATGCGCCACCACACCGCGACCCACATCGTCATCCACGCCGCCCGCGAGGTGCTGGGCGAACACGTCCGGCAGGCGGGTGCCCAGAAGGGCATCGACAGTTCCCGCATCGACGTCCGCCACTACGAGCGCATCGACCCCGAGACCCGAGCGGAGATAGAGATGGTCGCCAACCAACTCGTGATGGACAACACCTCCGTCCAGCAGGAGTGGCCCAACCGCCACGAGGCCGAGGAGGAGTACGGCTTCGACCTGTATCAGGGCGGCATCCCGCCGGGACAGAACATCCGACTCATCCACGTCGCCGAGGACGTGCAGGCCTGCGGTGGCACCCACGTCCGACGGACCGGCGACGTCGGCACCATCAAAATCCTGAACACCGAGCGCGTGCAGGACGGCGTCGAGCGCATCACCTTCGCGGCGGGCGAGGCCGCCATCGAGGCGACCCAGCGCACCGAGTCCGCGCTCGCGGAGGCCGCCGAGATTCTGGACGTGGCCCCCGAAGAGGTGCCCGAGACCGCCGAGCGCTTCTTCGAGGAGTGGAAGGGCCGCGGCAAGCAGATAGAGGACCTGAAGGAGCAACTCGCCGAGGCCCGCGCGTCCGGCGGCGGAGGCGGCGAGGAGGTCGAAGTCGGTGACGCGACCGCGGTCGTTCAGCGTCTCGACGCCGACATGGACGAACTCCGGGCGACCGCCAACGCCCTCGCGGAGGAGGGCAAGATAGCGGTCATCGGGAGCGGCGCGGACGGCGCGACGTTCGTGGTCGCGGTGCCCGACGGCGTCGGCGTCAACGCCGGCGAGGTCGTCGGCGAACTCGCCCAGAAGGTCGGCGGCGGCGGGGGCGGCCCGCCGGACTTCGCGCAAGGCGGCGGTCCCGACGCCGAGAAACTCGACGACGCGCTGGACGACGCGCCCGAGGTGCTGAAACAGGTCGCAAACGTCTGA
- a CDS encoding twin-arginine translocation signal domain-containing protein gives MEKFPAQNGALAEHSNRRGFLQNVATGVSAMGVAGLAGCVESSDSATVTDSVSETIDSDSTPLSPDEFDEYVTEMHDRYGDSGPWGKRGIEPDHGLTYVGAWTVHPENSSTSTDGLSSDHLVALYRIPPGKSRGTFDYYQFWIWSAVEPIDRATLKRVRPKVKLLGDERRMRMYSPAAEVTNGPIPVGLSQPTVDGLNVTIPLTSGSIRVNPEETHVGGAGAFTPVWSGSTGSVQSVTATFESSWPSSLGRKFDWTVETTAEADGS, from the coding sequence ATGGAGAAATTTCCTGCCCAAAACGGTGCCCTCGCTGAACACTCGAATCGACGGGGGTTTCTCCAAAACGTCGCTACCGGCGTAAGCGCAATGGGCGTGGCCGGACTCGCCGGTTGCGTTGAATCGTCGGACTCGGCCACCGTCACTGATTCCGTCTCGGAGACTATCGACAGCGACTCAACGCCCCTCTCGCCGGACGAGTTCGACGAGTACGTCACCGAGATGCACGACCGATACGGCGACAGCGGGCCGTGGGGAAAACGTGGAATAGAACCCGACCACGGATTAACATACGTCGGAGCATGGACTGTACACCCAGAGAACTCGTCCACTTCAACTGATGGTCTTTCGTCGGACCACCTCGTCGCGCTGTATCGGATTCCGCCGGGAAAATCACGCGGTACATTCGATTACTATCAGTTCTGGATCTGGTCTGCAGTCGAACCGATAGACAGAGCAACCCTCAAGCGAGTTCGGCCGAAAGTGAAACTCTTGGGTGACGAACGTCGGATGCGGATGTACTCGCCAGCCGCAGAGGTTACGAACGGACCCATCCCAGTCGGATTGAGTCAGCCGACAGTCGACGGCCTGAATGTGACCATTCCCCTCACATCGGGGTCGATTCGAGTTAATCCAGAAGAGACACACGTCGGCGGGGCTGGAGCCTTTACTCCCGTCTGGTCGGGTTCGACCGGGAGCGTGCAGTCGGTCACGGCGACCTTCGAGTCGTCGTGGCCGAGTTCGCTCGGTCGCAAGTTCGACTGGACCGTCGAGACGACCGCCGAAGCCGACGGTTCGTAG
- a CDS encoding YihY/virulence factor BrkB family protein — protein sequence MGVHHRVGSVVRATLREVHSENITFMAGSIAYYAFVSTLPLLLFALFVLSAIDNAALTAYLYSATESVLTPYARQLLVDSLGATDARTSVSILGAVTLLWGTSRIFRALDVAFSEIYGIEEKKGLVAQARDALVVVVALTVAITLIVAAGVVFALAPALPYPSVVNPLLVVAGLTVAFFPVYYVFPDVDVRPIEVLPGTVVAAVGWAVLEAAFQGYVAYAGRYEAIYGTLGSALLLLIWLYFSGLVLLVGGVLNAVLAGRTRDENALGTPENFEVPENFEVPETEDGPARRSETAPAGGV from the coding sequence ATGGGGGTTCACCACCGGGTGGGGAGCGTGGTGCGCGCGACGTTACGGGAGGTCCACAGCGAGAACATCACGTTCATGGCCGGGAGTATCGCGTACTACGCGTTCGTCTCGACGCTACCGCTGTTGCTGTTCGCTCTGTTCGTCCTCTCGGCCATCGACAACGCCGCGCTGACCGCGTACCTCTACTCGGCCACCGAGTCGGTACTGACGCCGTACGCTCGGCAGTTGTTGGTGGACTCGCTCGGCGCGACCGACGCGCGGACCAGCGTCTCGATACTGGGTGCGGTCACGCTCCTGTGGGGGACCTCGCGGATTTTCCGCGCGCTGGACGTCGCGTTCTCGGAGATATACGGCATCGAGGAGAAGAAAGGTCTCGTCGCGCAGGCCAGAGACGCCCTCGTCGTCGTAGTGGCGCTGACCGTCGCCATCACCCTCATCGTCGCGGCCGGAGTCGTCTTCGCGCTGGCCCCGGCGCTGCCGTACCCCTCCGTGGTGAACCCGCTGTTAGTCGTCGCCGGACTGACGGTCGCGTTCTTCCCGGTCTACTACGTCTTTCCGGACGTCGACGTTCGGCCGATAGAGGTGCTCCCCGGCACCGTCGTCGCCGCCGTCGGGTGGGCAGTGCTGGAGGCGGCGTTTCAGGGCTACGTCGCCTACGCCGGGCGCTACGAGGCGATTTACGGCACCCTCGGGAGCGCGCTGCTGCTGCTCATCTGGCTTTACTTCAGCGGACTCGTTCTGCTGGTCGGCGGGGTGTTGAACGCCGTGCTGGCGGGCCGGACCCGCGACGAGAACGCGCTGGGGACGCCCGAGAACTTCGAGGTGCCGGAGAACTTCGAGGTACCCGAGACCGAAGACGGTCCCGCTCGGCGTTCCGAGACCGCTCCGGCCGGTGGAGTGTAG
- the dps gene encoding DNA starvation/stationary phase protection protein Dps, whose translation MTTQPTRQTEQSQRGRTTGQSATRGSQTGRRPRTFRTAVGLPDETRRAVVGMLNQSLADTTDLMTQSKFAHWNVKGMNFYQLHLLFDEIAETFEEHADVVAERATALGGEATGTVRTAAANSRIPEIPPDVTTGPEYVAALVERVGIHANNLRREIELAVERGDEDTADMYTELSREVDEQLYFLEAHLQSVTPEAIPDSPGASPQGGGSQGGTPSQYRQPPERSPESQRGGTQSRQIGTQTRGRPGTGGTRQRGQGYGRR comes from the coding sequence ATGACGACGCAACCGACACGACAGACCGAGCAGTCACAGCGCGGCCGAACGACCGGGCAGAGCGCGACGCGAGGGTCCCAGACGGGACGACGACCGCGGACGTTCCGGACCGCCGTTGGTCTCCCGGACGAGACTCGGCGGGCCGTCGTCGGGATGCTCAACCAGAGTCTCGCCGACACGACCGACCTGATGACCCAGAGCAAGTTCGCCCACTGGAACGTGAAGGGGATGAACTTCTACCAGTTGCACCTGCTGTTCGACGAAATCGCCGAGACCTTCGAGGAGCACGCCGACGTCGTCGCCGAACGAGCGACCGCGCTCGGCGGGGAGGCCACCGGTACCGTGCGAACCGCCGCGGCGAACAGTCGGATTCCGGAGATTCCGCCCGACGTGACCACCGGTCCGGAGTACGTCGCGGCGCTGGTCGAGCGCGTCGGCATCCACGCCAACAACCTCCGGCGCGAAATCGAACTCGCGGTCGAGCGCGGGGACGAGGACACCGCCGACATGTACACCGAACTCTCGCGCGAGGTTGACGAGCAACTCTACTTCCTCGAAGCACACCTCCAGAGCGTCACCCCCGAGGCGATTCCGGACAGTCCGGGGGCGTCGCCACAGGGCGGCGGTTCGCAGGGGGGCACCCCGTCGCAGTACCGCCAGCCGCCGGAGCGTTCACCGGAGTCACAGCGGGGCGGAACGCAGTCGCGCCAAATCGGTACGCAGACCCGGGGTCGGCCGGGAACCGGCGGGACCCGCCAGCGGGGACAAGGGTACGGTCGCCGGTAG
- a CDS encoding HD domain-containing protein encodes MKAIKDSVHDHIPVCDLAADLLDTPELQRLRHIKQLSTVRLVYPSANHTRFEHSLGVYYLARETCSLLDVADDRARAVRAAALLHDVGHGPYGHQTEGIIERRLGRHHDEVGDLLASGELGAVLESHGLDPDEVADLVAGNGRLGQLVAGELDVDRMDYLVRDAHHTGVPYGTIDHSRLLAALQFRDDRLVLSEGNVQTAEGTLVARALMNATVYRHHVSRIAGAMLERASERLLDSTDLRPEEFARMTDDRLLGALRDCPATADAARRLEHRDLYKRAVWAKLDAVPEGVVTADRDEVRAFEREIAETADAAGEADVSPEDVLVDTPGEPGMPESSTRVVVDGEVRRLADESPLVEGLRAAGRAQWRLGVYAPEETVPEVGAAAERVLGVET; translated from the coding sequence ATGAAGGCTATCAAGGACAGCGTCCACGACCACATCCCCGTCTGTGACCTCGCGGCGGACCTGCTGGACACCCCCGAACTCCAGCGCCTCCGCCACATCAAGCAACTCAGCACAGTCCGTCTCGTCTACCCCTCTGCGAACCATACCCGATTCGAACACAGCCTCGGCGTCTACTACCTCGCCCGCGAGACCTGCTCGCTGCTCGACGTGGCGGACGACCGGGCGAGGGCGGTCCGGGCCGCCGCCCTGCTCCACGACGTGGGCCACGGACCCTACGGCCACCAGACCGAGGGCATCATCGAGCGCCGACTCGGTCGCCACCACGACGAGGTGGGCGACCTGCTCGCGTCGGGCGAACTGGGCGCGGTGTTGGAGTCCCACGGTCTCGACCCCGACGAGGTCGCCGACCTCGTGGCGGGCAACGGGAGACTCGGCCAACTGGTCGCGGGAGAACTCGACGTGGACCGGATGGACTACCTCGTCCGGGACGCCCACCACACCGGCGTCCCCTACGGCACCATCGACCACTCGCGCCTGCTGGCGGCCCTCCAGTTCCGCGACGACCGCCTCGTCCTCTCGGAGGGCAACGTCCAGACCGCCGAGGGGACGCTGGTCGCCCGTGCGCTGATGAACGCGACGGTGTATCGCCACCACGTCTCGCGCATCGCTGGCGCGATGCTCGAACGCGCGAGCGAGCGCCTGCTCGATTCGACCGACCTCCGCCCGGAGGAGTTCGCGCGGATGACCGACGACCGCCTGCTCGGTGCGCTCCGGGACTGCCCGGCCACGGCCGACGCCGCCCGCCGCCTCGAACACCGCGACCTCTACAAGCGGGCGGTCTGGGCCAAACTCGACGCGGTGCCCGAGGGCGTCGTCACGGCCGACCGCGACGAGGTCCGTGCCTTCGAGCGGGAGATAGCGGAGACCGCCGACGCCGCGGGCGAGGCCGACGTGTCGCCCGAAGACGTGCTGGTCGATACCCCCGGCGAACCCGGCATGCCGGAGTCCTCGACCCGGGTGGTCGTGGACGGCGAGGTCCGCCGACTCGCCGACGAGTCGCCGCTGGTCGAGGGCCTGCGCGCGGCGGGACGCGCCCAGTGGCGTCTGGGGGTCTACGCGCCCGAAGAGACGGTTCCCGAGGTCGGCGCGGCGGCCGAGCGAGTCCTCGGCGTCGAGACTTGA
- a CDS encoding CHRD domain-containing protein, translating to MTDDSTDHRTRRTFLSAAATSGALLGVGSITDVGTVLATGRRQDVATHYRLGGKVAGWQGIEPPSIAQAVNPVLNLEAGKRYAVTWKNLDGAPHNFAIIGQNGDVLLRTEIISGTGATQTTQFTASEQMDVYVCQVHPNSMRGQIAMGAAPPQGNQTTVANQTPTTIPNPTEVAENETTHPLADEFGENPQKFIAEFQPADGVQTNARGTTYFVLHPPNGEEPKLMYSLYLQNIENVTGAGIYLDTQGSDPLVAPLFQPENPTDQIEGSLVDSLLVAEDLRGPFAQETLLRLVEAIRNDKVYVQVSTAEHPDGVLRGPIRAVAETGGETLTTDTPEGGNQTTVGNQTTATTETTAANDTAAQKVDTGELAQQVRAPGFGVLTALGGLGGYLLSRSGDD from the coding sequence ATGACGGACGACTCGACGGACCACCGGACCAGACGCACCTTCCTCTCGGCCGCCGCGACGTCGGGCGCGCTCCTCGGCGTCGGCAGCATCACCGACGTGGGGACCGTCCTCGCCACCGGCCGACGGCAGGACGTCGCGACCCACTACCGACTCGGCGGCAAGGTGGCGGGCTGGCAGGGTATCGAACCGCCGTCCATCGCGCAGGCGGTCAATCCGGTGTTGAACCTCGAAGCGGGCAAGCGGTACGCGGTCACGTGGAAGAATCTCGACGGCGCGCCCCACAACTTCGCCATCATCGGACAGAACGGCGACGTGTTGCTCCGGACCGAGATAATCTCCGGGACCGGCGCGACCCAGACGACCCAGTTCACCGCGAGCGAGCAGATGGACGTGTACGTCTGTCAGGTCCACCCCAACTCCATGCGGGGCCAGATAGCCATGGGCGCGGCACCGCCCCAAGGCAACCAGACGACCGTCGCCAACCAGACGCCGACGACCATCCCGAACCCGACCGAGGTGGCGGAGAACGAGACGACCCACCCGCTGGCCGACGAGTTCGGCGAGAACCCACAGAAGTTCATCGCGGAGTTCCAACCGGCGGACGGCGTCCAGACCAACGCGCGGGGGACGACCTACTTCGTCCTGCATCCGCCGAACGGCGAGGAACCGAAGCTGATGTACTCGCTGTATCTCCAGAACATCGAGAACGTGACCGGCGCGGGCATCTATCTCGACACGCAGGGAAGCGACCCCCTCGTCGCACCGCTGTTCCAACCGGAGAACCCGACGGACCAGATAGAGGGGTCGCTGGTGGACTCGCTACTGGTCGCCGAGGACCTCCGAGGACCCTTCGCGCAGGAGACCCTGTTGCGACTCGTCGAGGCGATTCGCAACGACAAGGTCTACGTGCAGGTCAGCACGGCCGAGCATCCCGACGGCGTCCTTCGCGGCCCGATTCGCGCCGTCGCCGAGACCGGAGGCGAGACGCTCACGACCGACACCCCCGAAGGGGGCAATCAGACGACGGTGGGCAACCAGACGACGGCGACAACCGAGACGACGGCAGCGAACGACACTGCGGCGCAGAAGGTGGACACCGGTGAACTCGCCCAGCAGGTTCGAGCGCCCGGGTTCGGCGTGCTGACCGCACTCGGCGGTCTCGGGGGCTACCTGCTCTCGCGGAGCGGCGACGACTGA
- a CDS encoding PQQ-binding-like beta-propeller repeat protein, whose product MVEERVPKPGTSEIKQFENIDDIPQRDITQQQLLDSGDDPEGWLLYGNNYERHHHTAADIITPENVSDLSLEWEIDNLPRAGDAAGFQGTSLVVPGDPPILYQVNGPEQTRAINARTGDVLWYHMYHAKSPVAYEEPPANRGVAVLGDTLYKATLDYGVLALNRYNANEQWYYNGAYEYRDEKAEGPPSMAMHDELQAWEKNRGEASNYPLIVYEDTLLKGSMGGEWGVHGWASGITTDGNKKWHQGLTPPDQWVGDAWKHGGSTVWQAPALDPETGTAVIPTSNPGPWFGTVRPGFNPYTAGKVGIDWEDGEFQWNYQESPHDWWDYDSPSPAAIFEAEVDGETRKLASWPGKTAWVYTVDLETGELVQRSDEFSEHSNTWSMPEQSLEASDWILPNLIGGTDPQPSSYDPQRNLLFLKATNMPMKLSWEYIPYEIGEPYEGMTYITADESQRQNIDGWDQPAGNITAVDPVTGEIKWQDWLAKNPWGGLMSTVTGLTFAGTASGLFIAYDSETGDRLWTDKLSAGLDGNPVSWVDPKVNKQYVYIQGGGGGQNTIAAYSLEAES is encoded by the coding sequence ATGGTAGAGGAGCGAGTTCCCAAACCGGGGACGTCCGAAATCAAGCAGTTCGAGAATATCGACGACATCCCGCAGCGCGACATCACCCAACAGCAACTCCTCGACAGCGGCGACGACCCCGAAGGGTGGCTGTTGTACGGCAACAACTACGAACGCCACCACCACACGGCGGCCGACATCATCACGCCCGAGAACGTCTCGGACCTCTCGCTGGAGTGGGAGATAGACAACCTCCCGCGAGCGGGCGACGCGGCCGGGTTTCAGGGGACCTCGCTCGTCGTGCCGGGCGACCCGCCGATACTCTATCAGGTCAACGGTCCCGAGCAGACCCGGGCCATCAACGCCCGGACCGGCGACGTCCTCTGGTACCACATGTACCACGCGAAGTCGCCGGTGGCGTACGAGGAACCGCCCGCGAACCGCGGAGTGGCCGTCCTCGGCGACACCCTGTACAAGGCCACGCTGGACTACGGCGTACTGGCGCTCAACCGGTACAACGCCAACGAGCAGTGGTACTACAACGGGGCCTACGAGTACCGCGACGAGAAGGCCGAAGGGCCGCCGTCGATGGCGATGCACGACGAGTTACAGGCGTGGGAGAAGAACCGCGGCGAGGCCTCGAACTACCCGCTCATCGTCTACGAGGACACGCTCCTCAAGGGGAGCATGGGCGGCGAGTGGGGCGTCCACGGCTGGGCCTCCGGCATCACGACCGACGGGAACAAGAAGTGGCACCAAGGACTGACCCCGCCCGACCAGTGGGTCGGCGACGCGTGGAAGCACGGCGGTTCGACGGTCTGGCAGGCCCCTGCGCTCGACCCCGAGACCGGGACCGCGGTCATCCCCACCTCGAACCCCGGTCCGTGGTTCGGTACCGTCCGGCCGGGGTTCAACCCCTACACCGCGGGGAAGGTCGGCATCGACTGGGAGGACGGCGAGTTCCAGTGGAACTATCAGGAGTCGCCCCACGACTGGTGGGACTACGACTCGCCGAGTCCGGCCGCCATCTTCGAGGCGGAGGTCGACGGCGAGACCCGAAAACTGGCCTCGTGGCCCGGGAAAACCGCGTGGGTGTACACGGTGGACCTCGAAACCGGCGAACTCGTCCAGCGGAGCGACGAGTTCTCGGAGCACTCCAACACGTGGTCGATGCCAGAGCAGAGCTTAGAGGCGTCCGACTGGATTCTGCCGAACCTCATCGGCGGAACCGACCCCCAGCCCTCGTCGTACGACCCCCAACGCAATCTGCTGTTCCTGAAGGCGACGAACATGCCGATGAAGCTGTCGTGGGAGTACATCCCCTACGAAATCGGCGAACCCTACGAGGGGATGACCTACATCACGGCCGACGAGAGCCAGCGCCAGAACATCGACGGCTGGGACCAGCCCGCGGGGAACATCACGGCGGTGGACCCCGTCACGGGCGAGATAAAGTGGCAGGACTGGCTGGCCAAGAACCCGTGGGGCGGTCTGATGTCCACCGTGACCGGCCTGACGTTCGCGGGCACCGCCTCCGGACTGTTCATCGCCTACGATTCGGAGACGGGCGACCGGCTCTGGACCGACAAGCTCTCGGCGGGCCTCGACGGCAACCCCGTCAGTTGGGTCGACCCCAAGGTCAACAAGCAGTACGTCTACATCCAAGGCGGTGGCGGCGGACAGAACACCATCGCGGCGTACTCACTGGAGGCCGAATCATGA
- a CDS encoding alpha/beta fold hydrolase, giving the protein MPYADNDGVSVHYEVGGDGAVESDAPVVLLADAGYGPWQWGWQYSALAGPFEVVVPSTRGTGDSGAPDPDATDSYGIDAMAADLEAVLADHGARKAHLVGAGMGGMVALRYSLDFSRARSLALLGTSPGGPRATPVADGLRERLLASPDDSAALRESLEPVASAELLETDDLVERIVAWRRDEDAPEAVQRAHFDAMADFDASDSLYEITIPALVAHGSDDRVIPAADGRLLADGLPKGEFEAFPGERLFYVERSKAVNDSLVGFLTDHVED; this is encoded by the coding sequence ATGCCTTACGCGGACAACGACGGCGTTTCTGTACACTACGAGGTCGGCGGCGACGGCGCGGTTGAGAGCGACGCGCCGGTCGTCCTACTGGCCGACGCGGGCTACGGTCCGTGGCAGTGGGGCTGGCAGTACTCGGCGCTCGCCGGTCCCTTCGAGGTCGTCGTCCCCAGCACGCGCGGGACGGGCGACTCGGGCGCCCCCGACCCGGACGCCACCGACTCCTACGGCATCGACGCGATGGCCGCCGACCTCGAAGCCGTCCTCGCCGACCACGGAGCGCGGAAGGCCCACCTCGTCGGCGCCGGGATGGGCGGGATGGTCGCGCTCCGGTACTCGCTCGACTTCTCGCGCGCCCGGTCGCTGGCGCTCCTCGGCACCTCGCCGGGCGGGCCGCGCGCGACCCCCGTCGCCGACGGCCTGCGCGAGCGACTGCTCGCGAGCCCCGACGATTCGGCGGCCCTCCGCGAATCACTCGAACCGGTCGCGAGTGCGGAACTGCTGGAGACCGACGACCTCGTGGAGCGAATCGTCGCGTGGCGGCGCGACGAGGACGCCCCGGAGGCGGTCCAGCGCGCCCACTTCGACGCGATGGCCGACTTCGACGCCAGCGACAGCCTCTACGAGATTACGATTCCCGCGCTCGTGGCCCACGGGAGCGACGACCGGGTGATTCCGGCCGCGGACGGCCGACTGCTGGCCGACGGACTTCCGAAGGGCGAGTTCGAGGCGTTCCCCGGCGAGCGACTCTTCTACGTCGAACGCTCGAAGGCGGTCAACGACTCGCTGGTGGGGTTCCTGACCGACCACGTCGAGGACTGA